One window from the genome of Desulfitibacter sp. BRH_c19 encodes:
- a CDS encoding choline/carnitine/betaine transporter, producing MDNSKNLKPEIAKINPTVFWGSVIVCLIFYVPMAIFQTEAQSIVNKLMSGITHNLDWMWLMTCTAAFIFIVWLAISRYGNVKLGGTDDKPEFSMFTWLAMLFFGGVGSSLVYWACLEPIWYLWYPPFGLEAFSAEAAGWSLAYGIFHWGFTPYALYTLAAIAFSYSYHVRKKPYLYPSYACRAVLGKAVDGWVGKAIDIFVVVGLVGGVGTALGVNIPMYSAIAADYLNVTDTMSLKIIFAVGLTSIFGYSAYRGLYGGIAKLSEICAKGIFLLIVYVLLVGPTFFSLSLFTENLGNLFNNVFKMNLYTDPIAKSGFPQDWTVFYWAWWIAWAIYMGLFIARVSKGRTIRQVISAVMLVGTAACSIFYLTFGSYIVDLTLNKGVAMNEILSEMGGPAVVVEVLNRLPLSVVVIPVFLVLMLIFQATSFDSNAYTMAMIGCYRIQGKQEPPKWSRFFWAGMLLFVAVALMLVGGLQVVQLSSVLTSVPVLFILIILAISLVKSLKEDFGGTPEDKMLVLDYKVEDDEPIVAYDENTSIKS from the coding sequence ATGGACAATTCTAAAAACCTTAAGCCAGAAATTGCTAAGATAAATCCAACAGTATTTTGGGGAAGTGTAATAGTATGTTTGATCTTTTATGTACCAATGGCCATATTTCAAACAGAAGCACAGTCTATAGTAAATAAACTGATGTCAGGTATTACTCATAATCTTGATTGGATGTGGTTAATGACATGTACTGCAGCTTTTATTTTCATTGTGTGGTTAGCTATTAGCCGCTATGGGAATGTAAAACTAGGCGGCACAGATGATAAACCTGAATTTTCAATGTTTACTTGGTTGGCTATGTTGTTTTTTGGTGGGGTAGGTTCTTCACTTGTTTACTGGGCTTGCCTTGAACCCATCTGGTATCTTTGGTATCCACCATTTGGGCTAGAAGCTTTTTCTGCAGAAGCTGCCGGATGGTCCTTAGCATATGGAATATTTCACTGGGGATTTACTCCATATGCACTTTATACATTAGCTGCGATAGCATTTTCATACTCATATCATGTAAGAAAAAAACCATATCTCTATCCCAGTTATGCTTGCAGGGCTGTTTTAGGAAAAGCTGTTGATGGCTGGGTAGGCAAAGCAATAGATATTTTTGTTGTAGTTGGTTTGGTTGGAGGCGTTGGAACTGCTCTAGGTGTTAATATCCCAATGTATTCAGCAATTGCTGCCGACTACTTGAATGTCACGGACACTATGAGTCTCAAAATAATTTTTGCAGTAGGTCTTACTAGTATATTCGGATATAGTGCTTATAGGGGCCTATATGGAGGGATAGCTAAATTATCTGAGATATGTGCAAAAGGCATTTTCTTGCTTATTGTTTATGTTTTATTGGTAGGACCCACATTCTTTAGTCTATCATTATTTACAGAAAACCTTGGAAATTTATTTAATAACGTATTTAAAATGAATCTGTATACAGATCCCATTGCTAAGTCAGGCTTCCCACAGGATTGGACAGTTTTTTACTGGGCATGGTGGATTGCTTGGGCTATTTATATGGGGCTGTTTATTGCAAGGGTTTCTAAAGGTCGTACTATTAGGCAGGTGATTTCAGCAGTAATGCTAGTAGGAACTGCAGCATGTTCAATTTTTTACTTAACTTTTGGATCATATATAGTTGACTTAACTCTTAATAAAGGTGTTGCTATGAACGAGATTTTGTCGGAGATGGGAGGACCAGCTGTGGTGGTTGAAGTACTTAATAGGCTACCATTATCGGTTGTTGTAATACCAGTCTTTTTAGTATTAATGTTAATTTTCCAGGCTACTAGTTTTGACTCTAATGCCTATACAATGGCTATGATAGGATGTTACAGAATTCAAGGCAAGCAGGAACCACCAAAGTGGTCAAGATTTTTCTGGGCAGGAATGCTTTTATTTGTTGCTGTGGCATTGATGCTTGTAGGTGGATTACAGGTTGTACAGTTGTCTTCTGTCTTAACTAGTGTTCCGGTACTTTTCATACTAATAATTCTGGCAATCTCATTAGTAAAGTCGCTTAAGGAAGATTTTGGGGGAACTCCAGAAGATAAAATGTTGGTATTAGATTACAAGGTAGAAGATGATGAACCAATAGTAGCTTATGATGAAAATACTAGTATAAAATCTTAA
- a CDS encoding ethanolamine utilization protein EutM (ethanolamine utilization protein; involved in the degredation of ethanolamine): MQQEALGMIETKGLIGAIEAADAMVKAANVQLMGKELVGGGLVTVTVRGDVGAVKAATDAGAAAAQRVGELISVHVIPRPHADVEMILPSNRNKS; the protein is encoded by the coding sequence ATGCAACAAGAGGCATTAGGGATGATAGAAACCAAAGGTTTAATAGGAGCTATTGAGGCGGCTGACGCCATGGTAAAGGCTGCGAATGTGCAATTAATGGGTAAAGAGCTTGTAGGTGGGGGATTAGTAACAGTAACTGTAAGAGGAGATGTTGGAGCAGTTAAAGCTGCAACAGATGCAGGAGCAGCAGCTGCCCAGCGTGTGGGAGAACTTATTTCTGTACACGTAATTCCAAGACCCCATGCAGACGTGGAAATGATTCTTCCATCTAATAGAAATAAATCTTAA
- a CDS encoding ethanolamine utilization protein EutM (ethanolamine utilization protein; involved in the degredation of ethanolamine) — protein MNNALGLIETKGLIGAIEASDAMVKAANVELMGKVLVGGGLVTVMVRGDVGAVKAATDAGAAAAKRVGELISVHVIPRPHDDVEMILPKVNEE, from the coding sequence ATGAATAACGCTTTAGGTCTGATTGAAACCAAAGGGCTGATAGGAGCCATTGAAGCATCCGATGCAATGGTAAAGGCTGCTAATGTAGAACTTATGGGAAAGGTGCTCGTAGGTGGGGGATTAGTAACAGTAATGGTAAGGGGAGATGTAGGAGCAGTAAAAGCTGCAACTGACGCAGGTGCAGCAGCTGCCAAACGTGTCGGGGAATTGATATCTGTTCATGTAATACCTAGACCACACGATGATGTAGAAATGATACTTCCAAAGGTTAACGAAGAATAA